A window of Neisseria canis contains these coding sequences:
- a CDS encoding phosphoribosylaminoimidazolesuccinocarboxamide synthase, with the protein MSDISLKKIYSGKVRDLYEIDDKRMLMVASDRLSAFDVILDDPIPGKGEILTQISNFWFDKLAHIMPNHFTGDTVYDVLPETEARKLEKRAVVAKKLTPVKVEAIVRGYLAGSGWKDYQKTGSVCGIKLPEGMQEAQQLPEVIFTPSTKAAVGDHDENISFEECEKIIGKELAQEVRNKAIRLYTEAAEYAKTRGIIICDTKFEFGLDENGTLTLMDEVLTPDSSRFWPADQYQVGTNPPSFDKQFVRDWLEQSGWNKQAPAPKVPADVIRKTVEKYQEALNLLTAD; encoded by the coding sequence ATGAGCGATATCAGCTTAAAAAAGATTTACTCAGGAAAAGTCCGCGATCTTTACGAGATCGACGATAAACGCATGCTCATGGTCGCTTCCGACCGCCTATCCGCTTTTGACGTGATTCTCGACGACCCTATTCCGGGCAAAGGCGAAATCCTCACCCAAATCTCCAATTTCTGGTTTGACAAACTTGCCCACATTATGCCCAACCACTTTACCGGCGACACGGTTTACGATGTTCTGCCCGAAACCGAAGCGCGCAAGCTGGAAAAGCGGGCCGTGGTTGCCAAAAAACTTACTCCCGTTAAAGTGGAAGCCATCGTGCGCGGCTATTTGGCAGGCAGCGGCTGGAAAGATTATCAAAAAACCGGCTCGGTATGCGGCATCAAGCTGCCCGAAGGCATGCAGGAAGCGCAGCAGCTGCCGGAAGTGATTTTCACGCCCTCAACCAAAGCGGCGGTGGGCGACCACGATGAGAACATCAGCTTTGAAGAATGTGAAAAAATCATCGGAAAAGAACTGGCGCAAGAAGTGCGCAACAAAGCCATCCGCCTATACACCGAAGCAGCCGAGTATGCCAAAACCCGCGGCATCATCATTTGCGACACCAAATTCGAATTCGGCCTCGATGAAAACGGCACGCTGACGCTGATGGACGAAGTGCTCACACCCGACTCCAGCCGTTTCTGGCCGGCAGACCAATACCAAGTGGGCACCAACCCGCCCTCTTTCGACAAACAGTTTGTACGCGATTGGTTGGAACAAAGCGGCTGGAACAAACAGGCACCGGCGCCCAAAGTACCCGCAGACGTGATTCGGAAAACCGTGGAAAAATATCAGGAAGCCCTGAATCTATTAACGGCTGATTAA
- a CDS encoding calcium-binding protein has product MDNKVLDVLPEDQLVVEDAATGQENPFTNNNPAQDMPSDSQPDAVDTQIPVNVPVSDNPQTPADDTQPTAPNHPDDTSATPDAPVYPVADDNSDAEKPVADAPAVDAPAVTDVPANDDVQNPTASAPVDPQTSSDVPAGDNNGTQNPADQEPANVPNTATPDNATNDPAQDDVNTINISAPVDDQNTPDQNTPSSAEDGVENKPAADNSCGDHPCDKKWVDNNGTGEKVIITGTDQDDVIHGTALAEDISGRAGDDKLYSGPGDDVLDGEAGNDAMYGCHGDDVYYVDSEGDKVIEFVNQGNDHVFSSISYTLPENVENVHLMTDDDLNAVGNELDNVLHGNDGKNDLSGGAGNDNLYGHAGDDILDGESGADFMVGGEGNDIYYVDQAGDTVVECADEGMDTVLTSISYTAGDHVENLTLLGDDDLNLTGNELNNLLHGNDGNNILLGGDGCDQIFAHDGNDILDGGTGNDLLNGGSGFDTYLFGRGYGNDTIVDYDQSEISNDRISFGRGISADDLELSRSGGDLVIGLKDSDDSLTISQWFDNADYQIEEFLFNNGDAWSYEQIQEATQALYTTVSANSQLDDIQQQAQAAGSGL; this is encoded by the coding sequence ATGGATAATAAGGTATTAGACGTCCTTCCAGAAGATCAGTTGGTTGTAGAAGATGCTGCCACCGGGCAAGAAAATCCTTTTACAAACAACAATCCGGCGCAAGACATGCCGAGCGACAGCCAACCCGATGCTGTGGATACGCAAATTCCTGTAAATGTGCCGGTTTCTGACAATCCTCAGACGCCTGCCGATGACACCCAACCTACTGCGCCCAATCATCCCGACGACACATCCGCAACACCCGATGCACCTGTCTACCCCGTTGCAGACGATAACAGCGATGCCGAAAAACCGGTAGCCGACGCACCGGCAGTAGATGCACCGGCAGTAACAGACGTGCCTGCAAACGATGATGTGCAAAACCCGACAGCGTCCGCACCGGTTGACCCGCAAACATCAAGCGACGTTCCCGCCGGCGATAATAACGGCACACAAAATCCTGCCGACCAAGAGCCGGCAAACGTGCCAAACACGGCTACACCGGACAATGCAACAAACGACCCTGCCCAAGATGATGTTAACACCATCAATATTTCCGCACCGGTCGACGACCAAAACACCCCGGATCAAAACACTCCTTCATCAGCGGAAGACGGCGTGGAAAACAAACCCGCTGCCGATAACAGCTGCGGCGACCACCCTTGCGATAAAAAATGGGTGGATAACAACGGCACCGGCGAGAAAGTAATCATTACCGGCACCGATCAAGACGATGTTATCCACGGCACGGCGCTCGCCGAAGACATTTCAGGCCGCGCGGGCGACGACAAACTTTATTCCGGCCCCGGCGACGACGTATTGGACGGCGAAGCAGGCAACGATGCCATGTATGGCTGTCACGGCGATGACGTTTATTATGTCGATTCAGAGGGTGATAAAGTTATCGAGTTTGTCAATCAAGGCAACGACCATGTGTTCAGCAGCATCAGCTACACCCTGCCTGAAAACGTAGAAAACGTGCATCTGATGACCGATGACGACTTAAACGCCGTCGGCAACGAGTTGGACAATGTGCTGCACGGCAACGACGGTAAAAACGACCTCAGCGGCGGCGCCGGTAACGACAATCTGTACGGCCACGCGGGCGATGACATTCTGGACGGCGAATCCGGCGCCGACTTCATGGTAGGCGGCGAAGGCAACGACATTTATTATGTCGACCAAGCCGGTGATACCGTGGTTGAGTGTGCAGATGAAGGCATGGATACCGTATTAACCTCCATCAGCTATACCGCCGGCGATCATGTGGAAAACCTTACCCTGCTGGGCGATGATGATCTGAATCTGACCGGCAATGAGTTGAACAACCTGTTGCACGGCAACGACGGCAACAACATCTTGCTGGGCGGCGACGGCTGCGACCAGATTTTCGCCCACGACGGCAACGACATTCTGGATGGCGGCACAGGCAATGATTTGCTCAACGGCGGCAGCGGTTTCGACACCTACCTGTTCGGACGCGGCTACGGCAACGATACCATCGTTGACTATGACCAAAGCGAAATCAGCAACGACCGCATCTCTTTCGGCAGAGGCATCTCGGCAGACGATTTGGAACTCTCACGTTCCGGCGGCGATTTGGTGATCGGTTTAAAAGATTCTGACGATTCGCTGACCATCAGCCAATGGTTTGACAATGCCGATTACCAAATTGAAGAATTCCTGTTCAACAACGGCGATGCGTGGAGCTACGAGCAAATTCAGGAAGCCACCCAGGCTCTTTACACCACTGTATCCGCCAACAGCCAGCTTGACGATATCCAACAGCAGGCACAAGCGGCAGGTTCAGGTTTATAA
- the ppx gene encoding exopolyphosphatase, whose product MNTPQMLASVDLGSNSFRLQICENHNGQLKVLDSIKEMVRFAGGLDEHKNLDQASQERALNCLTKFGERLRSFSPEQVRAVATNTFRVAKNIGDFLPRAEAALGFPIEIIAGREEARLIYTGVVHTLPPNGERMLVVDIGGGSTEFVIGSSLEPTNTESLPLGCVTYSLRFFQNKITEKDFKTAINAARAEIQRISKSYKRTGWDFSVGTSGSAKSIRDVIATDLEMGDDITYAGMQKLVERICQAGSVKKARFEGLKPERVEVFAGGLAVMMAAFEELDIQKMMVTEAALRDGVFYDLIGRQLNADMRDQTITQFQQRYHVSPSQAARVAATAKIFMESLAQTASVQELAYWQQYVNWAAQVHEIGIEIAHTAYHKHSAYILENADMPGFSRKEQHILSMLTLGQRGDLRKMVDLVNGNRMMWFAITALRLAVLFHRSRLSFTLPPYTQLRFDPEKRHFTLRINQNWLDENLLIADSLIYETEQWRKIDVMFNVQAF is encoded by the coding sequence ATGAACACACCACAAATGCTCGCTTCAGTCGATCTCGGCTCCAACAGCTTCCGCCTGCAAATCTGCGAAAACCACAACGGCCAGCTCAAAGTGCTCGATTCCATCAAAGAAATGGTGCGCTTTGCCGGAGGGTTGGACGAACACAAAAACCTCGACCAAGCCTCGCAAGAACGCGCGCTCAACTGCCTGACCAAATTCGGCGAACGCCTGCGCAGCTTCTCGCCCGAGCAAGTGCGCGCCGTGGCAACCAACACCTTCCGCGTTGCCAAAAACATCGGCGATTTCCTGCCCCGCGCCGAAGCCGCCCTGGGCTTTCCCATCGAAATCATCGCCGGCCGCGAAGAAGCGCGTTTGATTTACACCGGTGTGGTGCACACTCTGCCGCCCAACGGCGAACGCATGTTGGTGGTCGATATCGGCGGCGGTTCCACCGAATTTGTGATCGGCTCGTCGCTCGAACCCACCAACACCGAAAGCTTGCCGCTGGGTTGCGTTACCTACAGCCTGCGCTTTTTTCAAAACAAAATCACCGAAAAAGACTTCAAAACCGCCATCAACGCCGCACGCGCCGAAATCCAGCGCATCAGCAAATCCTACAAACGCACGGGCTGGGATTTCAGCGTAGGCACTTCCGGCTCGGCCAAATCCATCCGCGACGTGATAGCCACCGATTTGGAAATGGGCGACGACATCACCTATGCCGGCATGCAGAAGCTGGTCGAGCGCATCTGCCAAGCCGGCAGCGTGAAAAAAGCGCGTTTCGAAGGTTTGAAACCGGAGCGTGTGGAAGTGTTTGCCGGCGGCTTGGCCGTGATGATGGCGGCATTTGAAGAATTGGACATCCAAAAAATGATGGTTACCGAAGCGGCGCTGCGCGACGGTGTGTTTTACGACTTAATCGGCCGCCAGCTCAACGCCGATATGCGCGATCAAACCATCACGCAATTCCAGCAACGCTACCATGTTTCGCCCAGCCAAGCGGCAAGAGTGGCCGCCACAGCCAAAATTTTCATGGAAAGCCTTGCCCAAACAGCTTCCGTGCAGGAATTGGCTTATTGGCAGCAATATGTCAACTGGGCCGCACAAGTGCATGAAATCGGCATCGAAATCGCCCACACGGCCTACCACAAACACAGCGCTTATATCCTTGAAAATGCCGACATGCCGGGCTTTTCGCGCAAAGAGCAGCATATTCTTTCCATGCTTACCCTCGGCCAGCGCGGCGACCTGCGCAAAATGGTCGACCTGGTAAACGGCAACCGCATGATGTGGTTTGCCATCACAGCTTTGCGCCTGGCCGTACTCTTCCACCGCTCCCGCCTCTCTTTCACACTACCGCCTTACACCCAATTGCGCTTCGATCCCGAAAAACGGCATTTCACGCTGCGCATCAACCAAAACTGGCTGGATGAAAACCTGCTGATTGCCGATTCGTTGATTTACGAAACGGAACAATGGCGCAAAATTGACGTGATGTTTAACGTGCAGGCATTCTAA